A genome region from Penicillium psychrofluorescens genome assembly, chromosome: 3 includes the following:
- a CDS encoding uncharacterized protein (ID:PFLUO_004768-T1.cds;~source:funannotate) translates to MFKSGLARSFGRAAFARPAPVARAFQPLRSNALPALSARLASTSAAQVGKIHQVIGAVVDVKFEGDKLPAILNAIVTENNGQKLVLEVAQHLGENVVRAIAMDGTEGLTRGAAAHDTGSPIKIPVGPETLGRIINVTGDPIDERGPVKAAKFAPIHADPPEFVEQSTSAEILVTGIKVVDLLAPYARGGKIGLFGGAGVGKTVFIQELINNIAKAHGGYSVFCGVGERTREGNDLYHEMQETGVIQLDGESKVALVFGQMNEPPGARARVALTGLTIAEYFRDEEGQDVLLFIDNIFRFTQAGSEVSALLGRIPSAVGYQPTLAVDMGVMQERITTTQKGSITSVQAVYVPADDLTDPAPATTFAHLDATTVLSRGISELGIYPAVDPLDSKSRMLDPRIIGDDHYDTATRVQQMLQEYKSLQDIIAILGMDELSEADKLTVERARKLQRFLSQPFAVAQVFTGIEGTLVDLKDTIRSFKAIIAGEGDDLPENAFYMVGDFESARAKGEKILAELEGGSS, encoded by the exons ATGTTCAAGAG CGGTCTCGCCCGGTCCTTCGGGAGGGCTGCTTTTGCCCGCCCGGCCCCCGTCGCTCGCGCCTTCCAGCCTCTCCGCTCCAATGCCCTGCCGGCTCTGTCTGCCCGCCTCGCCAGCACGAGTGCCGCCCAGGTTGGCAAGATTCACCAGGTCATTGgtgccgtcgtcgacg TCAAGTTCGAGGGTGACAAGCTGCCTGCCATTCTGAATGCCATTGTGACCGAGAACAACGGTCAgaagctggtgctggaggtcgCG CAACACTTGGGTGAGAATGTCGTCCGTGCCATTGCCATGGACGGTACGGAGGGTCTGACCCGTGGTGCTGCCGCTCACGACACCGGCTCCCCCATCAAGATCCCCGTCGGCCCGGAAACCCTCGGCCGTATCATCAACGTCACTGGTGACCCCATTGACGAGCGTGGCCCCGTCAAGGCTGCCAAGTTCGCTCCCATTCACGCTGACCCCCCGGAGTTCGTCGAGCAGTCGACCTCGGCCGAGATTCTGGTCACCGGTATCAAGGTCGTCGACCTGCTGGCCCCCTACGCCCGTGGTGGTAAGATTGGTCTGttcggtggtgccggtgtcGGCAAGACTGTGTTCATCCAGGAGTTGATC AACAACATTGCCAAGGCTCACGGTGGTTACTCCGTCTTCTGTGGTGTCGGTGAGCGTACCCGTGAGGGTAACGATCTGTACCACGAGATGCAGGAGACTGGTGTCATCCAGCTCGATGGTGAATCCAAGGTCGCTCTGGTGTTCGGTCAGATGAACGAGCCCCCAGGTGCCCGTGCCCGTGTCGCCCTGACCGGTCTGACCATCGCCGAGTACTTCCGTGACGAGGAGGGTCAGGATGTGCTGCTCTTCATTGACAACATTTTCCGTTTCACCCAGGCCGGTTCCGAGGTGTCTGCCCTGCTGGGTCGTATCCCCTCGGCCGTCGGTTACCAGCCCACTCTGGCCGTCGACATGGGTGTCATGCAGGAGCGTATTACCACCACCCAGAAGGGCTCTATCACCTCCGTCCAGGCCGTCTACGTGCCCGCTGACGATCTGACTGACCCTgcccccgccaccaccttCGCCCATCTGGACGCCACCACTGTGCTGTCCCGTGGTATCTCCGAGTTGGGTATCTACCCGGCTGTCGACCCGCTGGACTCCAAGTCCCGTATGCTGGACCCCCGTATCATCGGTGACGACCACTACGACACCGCCACCCGCGTCCAGCAGATGCTCCAGGAGTACAAGTCGCTGCAGGACATCATCGCCATTCTGGGTATGGACGAGTTGTCCGAGGCCGACAAGCTTACCGTCGAGCGCGCCCGTAAGCTGCAACGTTTCCTGTCCCAGCCCTTCGCCGTCGCTCAGGTTTTCACTGGTATCGAGGGTACCCTGGTCGACCTGAAGGACACCATCCGCAGcttcaaggccatcatcgccggTGAGGGAGACGATCTCCCTGAGAACGCCTTCTACATGGTCGGCGACTTCGAGTCTGCTCGCGCCAAGGGTGAGAAGATCCTGGCTGAGCTCGAGGGCGGTTCGTCTTAG
- a CDS encoding uncharacterized protein (ID:PFLUO_004767-T1.cds;~source:funannotate) — protein sequence MADSTQVPADGTGVLKLDPYLEPHTDALKQRYALVEKWAKTINESEGGLEKFSRGYETFGLHARPNGEIVYREWAPNAVEASLVGDFNNWDASANPMTKSAFGVWDVTVAPKDGGPAIPHESKIKITMVLPSGERIYRLPTWIKRVVQDLNVSPAYDAVFWNPPANEVYHFQHARPKKPASLRIYEAHVGISSPESKVATYKNFTQNMLPRIKYLGYNAIQLMAIMEHAYYASFGYQINNFFAASSRYGSPEDLKELIDTAHSMGLVVLLDVVHSHASKNVLDGLNEFDGTDHLYFHAGGKGRHDQWDSRLFNYGSHEVLRFLLSNLRFWMEEYQFDGFRFDGVTSMLYLHHGIGTGFSGGYHEYFGPNVDEEGVTYLTLANDMLHNLYPECITVAEDVSGMPALCLPHSWGGVGFDYRLAMAVPDLYIKLLKEKSDIEWDIGNLSHTLTNRRHGEKTIAYAESHDQALVGDKSLMMWLCDKEMYTHMSTLTEFTPVIERGMALHKMIRLITHSLGGEGYLNFEGNEFGHPEWLDFPRAGNDNSFWYARRQLNLTEDPLLRYHFLNDFDRAMQLTEEKYGWLHAAQAYISLKHEGDKVLAFERAGLLWIFNFHPQESFTDYRIGVDVPGTYRIVLDTDDQAFGGLGRNLKETRFFTTDMPWNGRGNFVQVYLPTRTALVLALEDTL from the exons ATGGCTGATTCGACTCAAGTCCCTGCAGATGGCACAG GCGTGCTCAAGCTCGACCCGTACCTGGAGCCCCATACCGATGCCTTGAAACAGAGATACGCTCTGGTGGAAAAATGGGCCAAGACCATCAATGAATCCGAGGGAGGGCTGGAGAAATTTAGCAGA GGCTACGAAACCTTCGGTCTCCATGCGCGCCCCAACGGAGAGATCGTGTACAGAGAATGGGCACCCAATGCGGTTGAGGCGTCGCTGGTTGGCGACTTCA ACAACTGGGATGCCTCTGCCAACCCCATGACCAAATCCGCCTTTGGCGTCTGGGACGTTACGGTAGCCCCGAAAGATGGCGGGCCCGCGATTCCCCACGAGAGCAAAATCAAG ATCACAATGGTTCTTCCCAGCGGAGAGCGCATCTACCGGCTTCCCACCTGGATCAAGCGGGTCGTCCAGGATTTAAACGTCTCGCCCGCCTACGATGCGGTGTTCTGGAACCCACCAGCAAACGAAGTGTATCACTTCCAGCACGCGCGGCCCAAGAAGCCCGCGAGCTTGCGCATCTACGAGGCTCACGTTGGCATCTCGTCGCCGGAGTCCAAAGTCGCCACATACAAGAATTTCACGCAGAACATGCTGCCCCGCATCAAGTACCTGGGGTACAACGCAATCCAGCTCATGGCCATCATGGAGCATGCCTACTACGCCAGCTTCGGCTACCAAATTAACAACTTCTTTGCGGCGAGCAGTCGGTACGGCTCGCCGGAAGACTTGAAGGAGTTGATCGACACAGCGCACAGTATGGGCCTGGTGGTTCTCTTGGATGTAGTCCACAGCCACGCGTCGAAGAATGTGCTGGATGGACTGAACGAGTTCGATGGAACGGACCATCTCTATTTCCACGCGGGTGGAAAGGGCCGTCATGATCAGTGGGACAGCCGGCTGTTCAACTATGGCAGCCACGAAGTGCTGCGGTTCCTTCTGAGTAACCTGCGTTTCTGGATGGAGGAATACCAGTTTGATGGATTCCGTTTCGACGGTGTCACCAGCATGCTCTACCTGCATCATGGCATCGGAAC GGGCTTTTCCGGCGGATACCACGAGTATTTTGGCCCGAacgtcgacgaggagggcgtcACGTACCTCACTCTGGCCAACGACATGCTCCACAACCTCTACCCGGAGTGCATCACCGTGGCCGAGGACGTCTCAGGCATGCCGGCACTGTGCCTCCCGCATTCTTGGGGGGGTGTCGGATTCGACTACCgtctcgccatggccgtACCAGACCTGTACATCAAGCTCCTGAAAGAGAAGTCTGACATCGAGTGGGACATCGGCAATCTATCACACACGCTCACCAaccgccgccacggcgagaAGACGATCGCCTACGCCGAAAGCCACGACCAAGCACTAGTCGGCGACAAGTCGCTGATGATGTGGCTCTGCGACAAAGAGATGTACACACACATGTCCACGCTGACGGAATTCACCCCGGTCATCGAGCGCGGCATGGCCCTCCACAAAATGATCCGGCTCATCACCCacagcctcggcggcgaggggTACCTCAATTTCGAAGGCAACGAATTCGGACACCCGGAATGGCTCGACTTCCCGCGCGCCGGCAACGATAACTCCTTCTGGTACGCGCGCCGCCAGCTGAATCTCACCGAGGACCCCCTGCTGCGATACCATTTCCTGAACGACTTCGACCGCGCCATGCAGCTGACCGAAGAGAAGTACGGCTGGCTGCACGCCGCGCAGGCGTACATCAGTCTCAAGCACGAGGGCGACAAGGTGCTTGCCTTTGAGCGCGCCGGTCTGCTTTGGATCTTTAATTTCCATCCCCAGGAGAGCTTCACGGACTATCGGATTGGTGTCGATGTCCCTGGCACGTACCGCATTGTGCTTGATACGGATGATCAGGCGTTCGGCGGGCTGGGTCGTAATCTGAAGGAGACGCGCTTCTTCACGACGGACATGCCGTGGAATGGGCGGGGCAATTTCGTGCAGGTTTACCTTCCTACGCGCACTGCTTTG GTCCTCGCACTGGAAGACACCCTGTGA
- a CDS encoding uncharacterized protein (ID:PFLUO_004769-T1.cds;~source:funannotate), whose product MFLRTVSQAAPRSAAALRSGPMACLHASKTVVAAQQARAASDHAIANPTLAGIEKRWEGMPPQEQAELWMQLRDRMKVDWNQMTVQEKKAAYWIAFGPHGPRAETPKGEGWKILSKVTQLTVASVVIFYGIHLMGKPLPKTMSKEWQEASNEYALNEKINPIHGVSAEGYEGKGFVQSPSAEKS is encoded by the exons ATGTTTCTTCGCACCGTCTCCCAAGCTGCACCGCGCAGCGCGGCCGCCCTCCGCTCGGGCCCAATGGCCTGCCTGCACGCCTCCAAGACCGTCGTCGCCGCCCAGCAGGCTCGCGCCGCTTCCGACcacgccatcgccaaccCTACCCTCGCCGGCATCGAGAAGCGTTGGGAGGGCATGCCTCCTCAGGAGCAGGCCGAGCTGTGGATGCAGCTTCGTGACCGCATGAAGGTCGACTGGAACCAGATGACCGTtcaggagaagaaggccg CTTACTGGATCGCATTCGGTCCTCACGGTCCCCGCGCCGAGACCCCCAAGGGCGAGGGCTGGAAGATCCTTTCCAAGGTGACCCAGCTCACCGTCGCGTCCGTGGTCATCTTCTACGGCATCCACTTGATGGGCAAGCCGCTACCCAAGACCATGAGCAAGGAGTGGCAGGAGGCCTCCAACGAGTACGCCTTG AACGAGAAAATCAACCCCATCCACGGCGTCAGCGCCGAGGGCTACGAGGGCAAGGGCTTCGTCCAGAGCCCATCCGCCGAGAAATCATAG